A region from the Salicibibacter cibarius genome encodes:
- a CDS encoding NlpC/P60 family protein, whose translation MSVSSLIAFLIFLFSLIPKKWKGLVVLGLLVAVSGLIGMVFVAILSLAGQYDQQQADDVESVGNVAEDEVPSEYIPIYEEAGEAYDVPAPLLAAIHRVETVFSTMDDEAGLVSYAGAEGHMQFMPCTWVGWDHPSCSGLGAGDIPEDELTDLDAIDEYGGFAVDGSGNGEADPYDIEDAVHSAANYLAANGAADGNVEEAVFAYNGADWYVDDVMGYMDTYTDGDGGVEAVAGDIPDVVEVGEQWIGNSEYDFGGGRNEVEQAAGIFDCSSFVHWAFEEMGVQLGSLGSVTTDTLYEEGQSVDPDDMQPGDMVFFNTYKYNGHVGIYAGDGQFIGAQSSTGVAYESLEYGYWGQTFNGNVQRIG comes from the coding sequence ATGTCCGTTTCTTCGCTCATCGCCTTTCTTATTTTCCTTTTTTCCTTAATTCCGAAGAAATGGAAAGGGCTTGTGGTGTTAGGCTTGCTTGTGGCTGTGAGTGGCTTGATCGGCATGGTGTTTGTGGCCATTCTTTCGCTCGCTGGCCAATATGACCAACAACAAGCAGATGATGTTGAATCGGTTGGGAATGTGGCCGAAGATGAAGTACCCTCGGAATACATTCCCATCTATGAAGAAGCCGGCGAGGCATATGATGTACCAGCGCCCCTACTGGCGGCGATTCATCGCGTGGAAACGGTGTTTTCAACGATGGACGATGAGGCGGGGTTGGTCAGTTACGCGGGAGCAGAAGGTCACATGCAATTTATGCCTTGTACTTGGGTCGGATGGGATCACCCGTCATGTTCTGGTTTAGGCGCCGGGGACATTCCCGAGGATGAACTTACGGATTTAGATGCGATCGACGAATATGGCGGTTTTGCCGTGGATGGCAGTGGCAACGGGGAGGCTGATCCTTACGACATCGAGGATGCCGTTCATTCAGCCGCGAACTATTTAGCTGCAAATGGGGCAGCCGATGGGAACGTGGAAGAAGCCGTATTTGCGTATAACGGCGCGGATTGGTACGTGGATGATGTGATGGGATATATGGATACGTATACGGACGGTGACGGTGGTGTTGAAGCCGTTGCCGGGGACATTCCGGATGTTGTCGAGGTTGGTGAACAATGGATCGGCAACTCCGAGTATGACTTTGGCGGTGGACGAAATGAAGTGGAACAGGCGGCCGGTATTTTCGATTGTTCCTCGTTTGTCCATTGGGCGTTTGAAGAAATGGGGGTGCAACTTGGCTCCCTTGGATCAGTGACGACGGATACGCTTTATGAAGAAGGGCAGTCGGTTGATCCGGACGACATGCAGCCCGGGGACATGGTGTTTTTCAACACGTACAAATACAACGGCCATGTCGGTATCTACGCCGGTGATGGGCAATTCATCGGGGCGCAGTCCAGTACCGGTGTTGCCTATGAATCTTTGGAATATGGTTATTGGGGTCAAACCTTTAACGGCAATGTGCAGCGTATCGGCTAG
- a CDS encoding ImmA/IrrE family metallo-endopeptidase, translating into MARTRPRKSPEAIKQEVEELTNGMEEKVATHFHSKDQMKEYLRFMGQFHNYSRNNVQLMQLQFPGAEAVGSYKFWKDKGFPVQKGEKGFKILVPQRLGDQFQNEEGTWKPVKYATKNENSHIEDGHLPKRDGRLVFSTGSVFDISQTSATRDDLPALFPNKWMEGKVEDYGQLRQGMEAIAKENGIAIVEPKQELGAAKGVSYTLTKEVALNPRNDERQDVKTLVHELAHAKLHTAETHHQYSQPEKEFQAEMTAYTVASHFGVDTSDYSLDYLTSWTKNRTFDDHQQLLKEVQDTSHQFITTMERTLDKPPEKDQPRDKEETKGDDSMIHQTKRQTNEREQFEKAPITAQYQNNRSMHPEEREKPMPAHQESPLRAYRNEMTAHERNASPKDDKTTEHQAFKDLYKREVMGVIEPEQFEKAPITAQYQNNRPMHPEERENPTATRQESPLLKAYRNEVTAHDRNASPFEKEDKNADHQSFKDLYKREIMNMIEPGVGKQLDREESGDRQERVKRMQAFEKEHDPHTVYQLKKESLQEIKELPLSEQGQKRLNSLEKQLDEEYGKDQEKTSTKGAERSNERERREQNEPVATSSISTGTQTNIKGPEPDV; encoded by the coding sequence ATGGCGAGAACGAGACCCCGTAAATCACCGGAAGCGATCAAACAAGAAGTTGAGGAACTAACCAATGGCATGGAAGAAAAGGTGGCCACCCATTTTCATTCCAAGGATCAAATGAAGGAATACTTGCGGTTTATGGGACAATTTCATAACTACTCCCGGAATAATGTCCAGCTCATGCAATTGCAATTTCCGGGTGCAGAAGCCGTTGGTTCATATAAGTTTTGGAAGGATAAAGGTTTCCCCGTTCAAAAAGGAGAGAAAGGCTTCAAAATTTTGGTTCCGCAACGGCTCGGTGATCAATTTCAAAACGAGGAAGGCACATGGAAGCCCGTCAAATATGCGACTAAAAATGAAAATTCACACATTGAAGATGGCCATCTCCCCAAACGAGATGGTCGTCTTGTGTTTTCAACGGGAAGCGTCTTTGATATTAGCCAGACGTCGGCCACACGGGATGATTTGCCGGCTTTATTCCCAAATAAATGGATGGAAGGGAAGGTGGAGGATTACGGCCAACTTCGTCAAGGCATGGAAGCCATCGCCAAGGAAAATGGCATTGCCATTGTCGAACCGAAACAAGAGTTAGGCGCAGCCAAAGGCGTTAGCTATACCTTAACAAAGGAGGTGGCATTAAATCCGCGCAACGATGAACGGCAGGATGTCAAAACCTTGGTGCATGAGTTGGCGCATGCGAAATTGCACACGGCAGAAACGCACCATCAATATTCGCAGCCGGAAAAAGAGTTTCAAGCAGAGATGACGGCTTATACGGTAGCCTCTCATTTTGGCGTGGACACTTCCGATTATTCGCTGGATTACCTTACATCTTGGACGAAAAACCGCACCTTTGACGATCATCAGCAATTGCTCAAAGAAGTGCAAGACACATCACACCAGTTTATCACCACGATGGAACGAACGTTAGACAAACCACCGGAAAAAGATCAGCCTCGGGACAAAGAGGAAACGAAGGGAGACGATTCAATGATTCATCAAACGAAACGGCAAACGAATGAGCGAGAACAATTTGAAAAAGCCCCAATAACGGCACAATATCAAAACAATCGATCGATGCATCCGGAGGAACGAGAAAAGCCAATGCCAGCACATCAAGAAAGCCCGTTGCGAGCTTACCGCAACGAAATGACTGCCCATGAACGCAATGCAAGCCCAAAAGATGATAAAACAACGGAGCATCAAGCGTTTAAAGACCTTTATAAGCGTGAAGTCATGGGCGTGATTGAGCCAGAACAATTTGAAAAAGCCCCGATAACGGCACAATATCAAAACAATCGACCGATGCATCCGGAGGAACGAGAAAATCCAACGGCAACACGTCAAGAAAGCCCGTTGTTGAAAGCCTACCGAAACGAAGTGACTGCCCATGACCGCAATGCAAGCCCGTTTGAAAAAGAAGATAAAAATGCCGATCATCAATCATTTAAAGACCTCTACAAGCGCGAAATCATGAATATGATTGAGCCGGGCGTCGGCAAACAATTAGACCGGGAGGAATCCGGCGACCGACAAGAACGAGTGAAGCGCATGCAAGCCTTTGAGAAGGAACATGATCCGCATACGGTGTATCAACTGAAAAAAGAGTCGTTGCAAGAAATAAAAGAACTTCCTCTCTCTGAACAAGGACAGAAACGCCTCAATTCGCTTGAAAAACAGTTAGATGAAGAATACGGCAAGGATCAGGAAAAAACATCTACGAAAGGCGCTGAACGTTCCAATGAGCGCGAACGTCGCGAACAAAATGAACCGGTGGCTACCTCATCGATCAGCACGGGAACGCAAACGAATATCAAAGGGCCAGAACCGGATGTGTGA
- the mobP2 gene encoding MobP2 family relaxase, translating to MSTSTVTPGVVLKTKFITSNAKAFDQYVNYVDREEAKGDKQLPSQMFSLYNHYMDDPEKTSALFTETSDHLHNDDKEDLKHAFQHAQENKSLMWQDVITFDNQWLEKQGIYDRKTGSLDDKALKAVTRSSMQTMLKKEGMEQSAVWSAAIHRNTDNLHIHVATVEPEPTRERGKRKPKTLDAMKGAVVNGLQDRSHEREQINQIIRGKMVDGKKEQSTLKWRNREMKPLFKDIYERLPEKKRHWNYGYNTLNPIRPMIDQLTTKYLEKHHPNDLKNLHQRLDREVDEMKAAYGDGTKESKRYENYKTNKIDDLYKRMGNAFLKEMKSFDDQLHPKSKAEGKEDRHALRHGRSSGIAMQQSLNRMNRSMKQTYQEYMNDMDHERLERDIERER from the coding sequence ATGAGCACGTCAACCGTCACACCGGGCGTGGTATTGAAAACAAAATTTATTACATCCAATGCCAAAGCCTTTGATCAGTACGTCAATTATGTTGATCGGGAAGAAGCCAAAGGGGATAAGCAACTGCCTTCGCAAATGTTTTCGCTATACAATCATTACATGGATGATCCGGAAAAGACATCGGCGCTTTTTACGGAAACATCCGATCACCTTCATAACGATGATAAAGAGGATTTAAAACATGCCTTTCAACATGCGCAAGAAAATAAGAGTCTCATGTGGCAAGATGTGATCACCTTTGATAATCAGTGGTTAGAAAAACAAGGGATCTATGATCGGAAAACCGGCTCGTTAGATGACAAAGCATTGAAGGCTGTCACCCGTTCATCAATGCAAACGATGCTCAAAAAAGAAGGGATGGAACAAAGCGCCGTTTGGTCGGCGGCCATTCACCGAAACACGGATAACTTACACATTCATGTGGCTACCGTTGAACCCGAACCGACGAGAGAGCGTGGCAAACGAAAACCCAAAACCTTAGATGCGATGAAAGGGGCAGTGGTCAACGGCTTACAAGATCGAAGTCATGAACGTGAGCAAATTAATCAAATCATTCGAGGGAAGATGGTCGATGGCAAGAAAGAACAAAGCACACTGAAATGGCGCAATCGTGAAATGAAACCACTCTTTAAAGATATTTATGAACGGCTGCCGGAGAAAAAACGGCATTGGAATTATGGTTACAACACCCTAAATCCGATCCGTCCAATGATCGATCAACTAACCACAAAGTATTTGGAGAAACATCATCCGAATGATCTCAAAAACTTGCATCAACGTTTGGATCGTGAAGTGGATGAAATGAAAGCAGCCTATGGCGATGGAACAAAAGAAAGCAAACGGTATGAAAACTATAAAACGAATAAGATCGATGATCTTTACAAACGGATGGGCAACGCCTTTTTGAAAGAAATGAAGTCGTTTGACGATCAATTGCACCCAAAATCAAAGGCAGAAGGAAAAGAAGATCGTCATGCGTTGCGTCATGGTCGGTCATCAGGGATCGCGATGCAGCAATCATTAAACCGTATGAACCGATCGATGAAACAGACCTATCAAGAGTATATGAATGACATGGATCATGAGCGACTAGAACGAGACATTGAACGCGAAAGGTAG